A region from the Drosophila mauritiana strain mau12 chromosome 2L, ASM438214v1, whole genome shotgun sequence genome encodes:
- the LOC117150284 gene encoding protein obstructor-E, producing the protein MSANEMAFVKICIFALALAVGLTATKAQESRGGFRGSNSQFRVGPGHPPSQRHLPPRNRDPVQEASVVPKSKQTAAEKEYEPTEECPEPNGFYPDSKQCDKYYACLDGVPTERLCADGMVFNDYSPIEEKCDLPYNIDCMKRSKLQTPQPSLHCPRKNGYFGHEKPGICDKFYFCVDGQFNMITCPAGLVFNPKTGICGWPDQVGVTGCKSEDVFDFECPKVNESIAVTHPRYADPNDCQFFYVCVNGDLPRRNGCKLGQVFDEEKETCDWARKVPDCADWYKDRLTDKELDELENPKPKTTTTKRPPRIRGQSRRKPQPKRVEPEQDKEEEE; encoded by the exons ATGTCGGCTAACGAAATGGCGTTTGtgaaaatatgcatatttgctttggctttggccgTGG GTCTGACCGCAACCAAGGCGCAGGAGTCGAGAGGCGGCTTCCGTGGCAGTAACAGCCAGTTCCGCGTGGGTCCTGGCCATCCGCCCTCGCAGCGCCACCTGCCGCCCCGTAACCGCGATCCTGTCCAGGAGGCATCGGTGGTGCCGAAGAGCAAACAGACGGCGGCGGAGAAGGAGTACGAGCCCACCGAGGAGTGCCCGGAGCCCAATGGCTTCTATCCGGACAGCAAGCAGTGCGACAAGTACTACGCCTGCCT GGATGGCGTGCCCACGGAGCGACTGTGCGCCGATGGCATGGTCTTCAATGACTACTCACCCATCGAGGAGAAGTGCGATCTGCCCTACAACATTGACTGCATGAAGCGGAGCAAGCTAC AAACACCTCAGCCATCGCTTCACTGTCCCCGGAAGAATGGATACTTTGGCCACGAGAAGCCAGGCATCTGCGACAAGTTCTACTTCTGCGTGGATGGTCAGTTCAATATGATTACCTGTCCGGCTGGACTGGTCTTCAATCCCAAGACGGGCATTTGCGGCTGGCCGGACCAGGTGGGCGTCACTGGCTGCAAGTCGGAGGACGTCTTCGACTTTGAGTGCCCCAAAGTGAACGAGAGCATCGCCGTGACCCATCCCCGCTATGCCGATCCCAACGATTGCCAGTTCTTCTACGTGTGCGTCAACGGAGATCTGCCCAGGCGAAACGGATGCAAGCTGGGCCAGGTATTCGACGAGGAGAAGGAGACCTGCGACTGGGCACGCAAGGTTCCAGATTG TGCCGACTGGTACAAGGATCGTCTGACCGACAAGGAACTGGATGAGCTGGAGAACCCGAAGCCCAAGACCACGACCACCAAGAGGCCACCACGTATCCGCGGTCAGTCGAGGCGCAAGCCACAGCCGAAGCGAGTGGAACCGGAGCAGGataaggaggaggaggagtag